Proteins found in one Apostichopus japonicus isolate 1M-3 chromosome 16, ASM3797524v1, whole genome shotgun sequence genomic segment:
- the LOC139982005 gene encoding uncharacterized protein, with translation MQGWSRQVKLDKGYTTTSEIRVGVPQGGPLSALLFTIYTDCIRSNSNCSVIKYADDTALSCNIIKGSHQQNQHEYQDFITSVVSTCDQKNLLLNKKKCKEMVFENINIKHRGFIEKRDEKTIIHNTSVERTSSTMYLGVCIDNKLTSSIVATLMYIAPHFPVHIRERVFEASILPNIICAVPVWYHFVQMKDKERLLSFLRYCERIFGLNHNLLKDKVNTAARKEFERLLNNIHRNEGHPLHCAINSLCNKTNYNLRNAAITPRFRIKLYRNSLVYRASMFIQHGALEPLL, from the coding sequence ATGCAGGGATGGTCAAGACAAGTTAAACTAGACAAAGGCTATACAACAACTTCTGAAATCAGAGTAGGAGTTCCACAAGGAGGCCCTCTATCAGCCCTATTGTTTACTATTTATACAGATTGCATTCGCTCTAATTCTAATTGCTCAGTAATtaaatatgctgatgacactgcTTTATCGTGCAATATCATCAAAGGCTCCCACCAGCAAAATCAGCATGAGTATCAGGATTTTATCACTAGCGTAGTTAGCACCTGCGACCAGAAGAACCTACTTCTCAACAAAAAGAAGTGTAAGGAAATGGTATTCGAAAACATCAATATTAAGCACAGGGGATTCATCGAGAAGAGAGATGAGAAGACAATTATTCACAATACATCCGTTGAACGTACTTCCAGTACAATGTATCTAGGAGTCTGCATCGACAACAAGCTGACGTCAAGCATTGTCGCCACACTCATGTATATTGCTCCTCACTTTCCTGTCCATATACGGGAAAGGGTGTTTGAGGCCTCTATCTTGCCAAATATCATATGTGCTGTCCCGGTCTGGTATCACTTTGTCCAAATGAAAGATAAGGAAAGATTATTAAGTTTCCTGAGATACTGTGAGAGAATCTTTGGATTAAATCATAACCTGCTTAAAGATAAAGTTAATACGGCTGCTAGGAAAGAATTTGAGAGGTTACTAAATAACATCCATAGAAATGAAGGACACCCACTCCATTGTGCAATAAACTCTCTGTGCAATAAGACAAACTACAATTTGAGGAATGCTGCCATAACTCCCAGATTCAGGATTAAACTTTATAGGAATTCTTTAGTTTATAGGGCGTCCATGTTCATACAGCATGGTGCTTTAGAACCATTGTTGTGA
- the LOC139983437 gene encoding uncharacterized protein isoform X2, with the protein MVYAQKFTADDIHLYFTADDRSARFETMANLHRVREAITLGYLTDLLDDDEFMLLYDNNKPSNPEFQYYDYDPFDLEDYNDDECNAYFRFKKDDLYRLKDALQIPERIKCTNGYRVQGLEAICILLSRFAYPCMGIW; encoded by the exons ATGGTGTATGCACAAAAGTTTACAGCAGACGACATACACTTATACTTTACAGCAGACGACCGTAGTGCAAGATTTGAAACGATGGCAAACCTTCATAGAGTTCGTGAAGCAATTACTCTTGGGTATTTAACAGATTTATTAGACGACGACGAATTCATGTTGCTATACGATAACAACAAACCGTCAAACCCTGAATTCCAATATTATGATTACGACCCCTTCGATTTGGAAGATTATAACGATGATGAATGCAACGCATACTTCAG GTTCAAGAAAGATGATCTCTATAGATTGAAAGATGCACTTCAAATCCCGGAGAGAATCAAATGTACAAATGGATACCGTGTCCAAGGATTGGAGGCCATATGCATTTTGCTATCACGATTTGCATATCCAT GTATGGGGATATGGTGA
- the LOC139983437 gene encoding uncharacterized protein isoform X1, whose protein sequence is MVYAQKFTADDIHLYFTADDRSARFETMANLHRVREAITLGYLTDLLDDDEFMLLYDNNKPSNPEFQYYDYDPFDLEDYNDDECNAYFRFKKDDLYRLKDALQIPERIKCTNGYRVQGLEAICILLSRFAYPCRYGDMVKTFARDVPQLCTISTHMINFVYSEHSYLVETLNRFWLSSEHLMRYASAIHAKGAALKNCWGFVDGTVRPICRPKEYQRLCYNGHKRVHALKYQSVTAANGLVANLFGPIEGRRHDCFLLRESGLLTELEHRSYDTLGNTLCIYGDPAYPLRAHLQGPFKGNLTNDQKLYNHSMSSVRVSVEWVFGDMINFFKSTDFKKNQKMGLSACGKMYIVSGILTNAHTCLYGNSTSKFFELEPPTLEQYFQR, encoded by the exons ATGGTGTATGCACAAAAGTTTACAGCAGACGACATACACTTATACTTTACAGCAGACGACCGTAGTGCAAGATTTGAAACGATGGCAAACCTTCATAGAGTTCGTGAAGCAATTACTCTTGGGTATTTAACAGATTTATTAGACGACGACGAATTCATGTTGCTATACGATAACAACAAACCGTCAAACCCTGAATTCCAATATTATGATTACGACCCCTTCGATTTGGAAGATTATAACGATGATGAATGCAACGCATACTTCAG GTTCAAGAAAGATGATCTCTATAGATTGAAAGATGCACTTCAAATCCCGGAGAGAATCAAATGTACAAATGGATACCGTGTCCAAGGATTGGAGGCCATATGCATTTTGCTATCACGATTTGCATATCCATGTAG GTATGGGGATATGGTGAAGACTTTTGCCAGAGATGTACCACAGCTCTGCACAATTTCCACACACATGATTAACTTTGTGTACAGCGAACATTCATATCTTGTGGAAACTTTGAACAGGTTCTGGCTCTCCTCAGAACATCTTATGAGATATGCATCAGCCATTCATGCCAAAGGAGCCGCACTGAAAAACTGTTGGGGGTTTGTAGATGGTACAGTCCGTCCAATTTGCAGACCGAAAGAGTACCAGAGGTTATGTTACAATGGTCACAAGAGGGTACATGCATTGAAGTACCAATCTGTTACAGCTGCCAATGGTCTAGTTGCCAATCTTTTTGGGCCTATAGAGGGAAGGCGACATGATTGTTTCCTCTTGCGAGAGTCTGGCCTCTTGACTGAATTGGAACATAGGTCATATGATACACTGGGGAATACTTTATGTATTTATGGTGACCCTGCATATCCATTGAGGGCCCACTTACAAGGCCCCTTCAAAGGTAACCTAACAAATGACCAAAAGCTGTACAACCATTCAATGAGTAGTGTGAGAGTTTCAGTCGAGTGGGTATTTGGGGACatgattaatttcttcaaatcaACAGATTTCAAAAAGAATCAAAAAATGGGACTTTCAGCCTGTGGTAAAATGTACATAGTTTCAGGCATACTTACCAATGCACATACTTGCTTATATGGTAACTCAACATCAAAATTTTTTGAATTGGAGCCACCCACATTAGAGCAATAttttcaaaggtaa
- the LOC139983438 gene encoding uncharacterized protein: protein MDEQFGLVELTNSPAVNSDSNEASVGSSSSIKKPSSSSRTFMKWTEAKDIILCKEVALQNPFQFRRGSLERGKVWSGVATELRKQSFKVDQRAVRDRYNSLKNKVQKNNSQDKRASGISPEETESQRELRVLLEDLANQEDDAELLPKTNASEEEQRRLDGQEVQKRACESFVETRKRHFADKENMPRKRNSGSDALQFLHQKMELEREMRKEELAMRRAEVKRDEAERDRRFELFQQQQQQTQQQFMQQQQPMQQHLAQQQQQMQNMLMMFMQSMKGNNKQ from the exons aTGGACGAACAATTTGGGCTAGTCGAGCTTACAAATTCA CCTGCTGTCAACTCAGATAGTAATGAAGCTTCAGTGGGTTCAAGTTCCTCAATAAAGAAACCTAGTAGTAGCAGCAG GACTTTCATGAAATGGACAGAGGCAAAAGATATAATTCTTTGCAAGGAAGTTGCCTTGCAAAACCCATTTCAGTTCCGAAGGGGCAGTCTAGAAAGAGGCAAGGTGTGGTCTGGAGTGGCCACCGAATTGAGAAAACAGTCCTTTAAGGTGGACCAAAGGGCTGTCAGAGACAG GTACAACAGCCTCAAGAATAAGGTGCAGAAGAACAACTCTCAAGATAAGAGGGCTTCAGGCATTAGCCCTGAGGAAACGGAAAGCCAAAGGGAGTTGAGGGTGCTTCTGGAAGACTTGGCCAACCAAGAAGATGATGCAGAGCTTCTCCCCAAGACCAATGCTAGTGAAGAGGAGCAGAGGCGCCTCGATGGACAAGAGGTCCAGAAGAGGGCCTGTGAATCGTTTGTGGAGACAAGGAAGAG GCATTTTGCAGATAAAGAAAATAtgccaagaaaaagaaacagtGGGAGTGATGCTCTTCAGTTTTTGCATCAAAAGATGGAGTTGGAAAGAGAGATGAGGAAGGAAGAGCTCGCCATGAGAAGAGCAGAGGTGAAGAGGGACGAAGCTGAAAGAGATCGACGATTTGAACTCTTTcaacaacagcaacagcagACACAGCAACAATTTATGCAGCAACAACAACCAATGCAGCAACACCTCgcacaacaacagcagcagatGCAAAACATGCTAATGATGTTCATGCAATCGATGAAGggtaataataaacaataa
- the LOC139983312 gene encoding uncharacterized protein isoform X1, with product MEKELYKHVHDLTSVSNADFAEHLLQDHTKRFQMHLFRKDAESQTEAFSAAVTTERSVDTQKGEDTPDPVTSTPLKKPSANVLSNVTSRIRYGAAWEKNLRLYEYTLPHLHDPEQKRSCIWQGQALFPDFC from the exons atggagaaagaactctacaaacatgtccacgatttgacttctgttagcaacgcagatttcgcagaacatttgcttcaggatcacacaaaaag gtttcaaatgcatcttttccggaaagatgctgaaagtcaaacagaggcattctcagcagctgtcaccacagaaagatcagttgacactcagaaaggagaag atactcctgatccagttacttcaacacctctcaagaagccatctgccaatgttctgtccaatgttaccagtaggattagatatggagcagcatgggagaaaaacctcagactatacgaatacacattgccacatttacatgatcctgaacaaaagagatcatgcatatggcaggggcaagcacttttcccagacttttgttga
- the LOC139983312 gene encoding uncharacterized protein isoform X2, with protein sequence MITYKRKPISLKTRKLQLFPLQNDPCASMFQMHLFRKDAESQTEAFSAAVTTERSVDTQKGEDTPDPVTSTPLKKPSANVLSNVTSRIRYGAAWEKNLRLYEYTLPHLHDPEQKRSCIWQGQALFPDFC encoded by the exons atgataacctacaagcgaaagccaatatcactaaaaactaggaagctacagttatttcctctccaaaatgacccgtgcgcaagtat gtttcaaatgcatcttttccggaaagatgctgaaagtcaaacagaggcattctcagcagctgtcaccacagaaagatcagttgacactcagaaaggagaag atactcctgatccagttacttcaacacctctcaagaagccatctgccaatgttctgtccaatgttaccagtaggattagatatggagcagcatgggagaaaaacctcagactatacgaatacacattgccacatttacatgatcctgaacaaaagagatcatgcatatggcaggggcaagcacttttcccagacttttgttga